The genomic DNA AAACCGGAGCCCTGAGCGCGGACCGGAGCCGCCGCCTCGCCCTGCCCGCGCCGCGCCCGCTGCCCCTCCTCGCCGCGGGGCGCCCGCAGCGGGACACGCGCGCAGGTAACGCGGAGCTCGGCTCGGCTCAGGTCGGTTCAGCTCAGCTCGGCGCAGCTCAGCTCCCCTCCCCTCGCGGGGCGGCCGCGCAAGTTTGCGCGGGGCCCCGCCCTGGCACCAAGTGCGCGGGGATGAGGGAGCGCAGCAGCCCCGCCGCGGGTGGCGGTGTcgcggggatgggatgggatgagggaCCCACCAGCCCTGCCGCGGGTGGCGGTGTcgcggggatgggatgggatgagggagcgcagcagccctgctgagggtGGCGGTGTcgcggggatgggatgggatgagggagcgcagcagccctgctgagggtGGCGGTGTCGCGGGGATGGGATGAGGGACCCACCAGCCCCGCCGCGGGTGGCGGTGTCGCGGCAGCCGCGGGGCGCCCGGGGCTCCGGCTGAGAACGGGAGCGCGGTTTCGGACGCGGAGCGGCGCAGAGTGGCTCCCAAGGGAGGCGTGGAAGGGCACAAATATCACTCGTTCCcgttttggggtggtttggtgCTTTTGCGAGCCAGGAGTTGCTGTgctccctggaaaaaaaaaatgtagccAGGCGTTTCAAGTTTTCTGTTCTGGCCAGCGAATAGCCCATTATGTTCCATAGCATTTCCTTGGAGCTGGACATACAATCTTATTCTTTGGGTTCGGCATAATTTGGGAAGTTGTCTTCTTATTTTCTGGGATAATGTTGTAGCTCTTTTGGTGATTCAGAGAAATAGGCAGACCATTAATGTGTACCAAAATCGGGCTTTTTTTTGACTTCTGAAGTAATTTCAATCTGTTGAATTCTTCCAGATTTTTACACTAGTTTTTGCTGTTGCACATTAGGAACAAGAACATGACAATCAGCAGCTTTTTATCCTTAGCTTGTGTAGTGAATGCAACACTTGAGTGGTTTCAGATTTTGTCTCGCATGTTATCTCAGTCGGTATTGATGTGAGGGTATTATTTCTTAGGTTGTAACAACACAGCTCAGTGCTTTCCTAAAGCCTTGCTGGTCGTGCAGTAACGGCTACTCATATTAACTATTTACATCTGTGTGGATGCTTAAAAACCTTCACTGACTTACTCTGTGCAGTCTTGATATTTCTCCAGTCTTATGAGGGCAGGAAGGTTGTACTTATAAATTTACACAATGTGCTTTCTCCCTGTATGTTTTCATCATGGGGTTCAGGGGGGTTTtgtttctgagattttttttggtgggttttttggttgttttttttcttcttttaacatAGAGAAAGGTCATCCAAGACTGTAAATTGTTCACAGCTATAAAGGTTAATTGCCCTGTTGCAAGGATTAAACTGACTGGACTGTACAAGGACCAGCCAGTCAGAGATAACTTAATAGGTATTAATATTGTGGGATATAATCTCTTATCCATGAATAAACCTTAATATAAGTATCTCATCTAATTGAAGGAACATTTCCGGAGAAAACAATTGCCTTTAGAGGATGATGGTTGCCTGCCTAACTTTTGTGCTCTtgaaaatttccatttaaatatATGGAGAAATAGAAATATCCAGCCTATTAACTTTCCTAAATTATGATTTAGGGAATTTGTAATTTAAGCAACAGCTTTAAGTGAAAAAATGATGTTAAGTATAAGATGTTAAGCATGTTAAATTAGCACAGGTTTTCTGGTGCCTCTAACTCAGCTAAATGCTAACTGCAATCATTTGACTCTTACAGTAAATATTCGAATCTACCTTGGATCCTGCCACAAAACTGCAGTTTCTATTGCCTTGAGCAGCCTAGCCTCCAGCCTCAAGCATTCCAGTGAAACTACAGGAGACCTGGGCAAGGCCACACAGAGCTCCCACAGGTGTAGCTGAGCACAGTCAGGAATGTGCCATGTCCAGACCAGCACTACAGAACGGGCACCTTGTTTGCTTGACTGGTAGATGCAGGAGGTGAAAGTGATCCAACGTTTGGAGCTGACAGCTAGAAAACCTCCAGCAGGTACCTTCAGATTAACTAAATTTCAGCTTTGAAAACAGGTGGAAGCCACCCTGGCGCCATCGCGCATTTAGTTTAGAAATACACTTCAAATATGAGGTGAAGATTTTGAAAAGGGCTGTATTACTTAATTCTGTTTTCCACAATGGGATTTCGAGgaatttccatttccctgaAAGTTACAGCCACGTGCTGCACTGGGATTGACCAACCAACATAAGGGAGGGTGAGCCAATCTCTGAGAACAGGAACAGCTgttaaaacaaagcaggaagaTAAATGCCAATAAGTGCACACAGCCTTGTGAAATCAGTGGCATGCTAAGATGAGTTTGGGGACTAGAGATCAACGATATGGGAGGAAAACTTCTGTTTGCATCTTTactgctgctggcactcagACTGACAACAACTGGTTTCTTTTTGAGcaggagaaaaaccccagaGAGCAAGAGATCTACTTAGCATATTTTGAAATTAGGGGGAAAGCCTGATTTCTTTTTACACatccaaaattaaaattctctttGGGCATTTTGCAAAGGGAACCTGTGTCAGCACAGCAGTTGTCTGTTGAAATCAGTAGATTATACTGTTATTCCTTCCCTCTCTGTCTTGCTGTCACTCTGAAACTGTGACTACAGGAAGATGGTGTATAAGGGTTTTCTATGCTCCACAGACATTTTTGGTGCCCTAGGTGTCCAGCCAGGGTTTGAAGAGATCATGTTGTGACTTCTTCCAGTGCTCCTTCCTCATGGAAACGAGGACACGTGGTAGGGAAGAGTTTGCCTGTCACCTGAGTTAGAGGGCAGCCGTAGCACAGAAGGAACAGAGCTGGTAAGCCCATGCTGGACTTCAGAGGCACTCCTGCTAAACTTCCTCAGTACTGATGCATCCCAACAAAATATGTCTGCTTCAGAAAACcagcatgttttctttttgtttttaaagacacAATTTGAATTAAAAACACAATGAACCCTTCTGCTAAATCCACACTGCAAGAGCTTTATGGGGAGGTGTAAAAATCCACAGAAACTGGCAACAATCTTTCACTTAAACCTTCAAGAAGAATTTAGTaaacattaatttattaaaCATGTTACAACATAACACTACATAAAATTTTGTTCCTCGGTCTTATTCATAGCATTATTTTACCTTATCCAGGGCAGAAAAAGTTATGTAGTAGAAATTTCAGCAGATTTGGAAAGTCACTGTGGTGCACATACCAATTTCAGTTGGTTACTAGCAACTCAGAAATTAgctcagaaaaattaaataaaaaactatTTACTTCATCAGCTCAGAGTTGTATAAAgagaaatcaaaatgaaaacttcTGATTGTATCAATGTAGAGACAGAGATTAGATCACTTACCAAATCTCTAGTCTGCTCCTTTCAAGTTGGTCTAGAGGCAAATGTAGACTCAGATATCATTACTTGTCTGTTATATGGTTTTCCACCATTTCATTAAAGACTAGAAGAAACTGAACAGAAATAATATGCATTAATGCCTCTCTGCTCATATACACACAATTGTAATATTTCGGTTATCTAATTTCGTGTATTCAGTTTATAATTCAGTTTTAGCTGTTAAAAAGCACTTTAATGTTGAGGCAAATTGGGAAGGCTGACTTTTTTTCACCTCTTTCCAACATTTTACCTGCAAGAtcttttcatatatatatttctacTCTTACTTGGAGGATCTTCACATCACAATACAGTGAGTGAACATTCTCAGGTTGTTTTATGGTTTGAGCTTCCCTTTGGCTCAAATCATAATCATAGGAACACACGATGTGAAGGAAGGAGCACATCTGCATGTGTGAAGGGGGCCAAATAATATTATTGCACTTTGAAAATGTCAGCATGGTACAGCTCACTGAGGATCGCTACAGTCTCAAAGAGCCCTGCCTTTTTAGGTGACAGATATAGCCTTCTGCTGTGTTGACATAAGCTTTGGGTTTGTagatcttttttgttttctcttatgCAAGATTTCTAAACACTAAGCAGTTTTGTACAGGACGTTGGCACTCTGGGGAATTTTGACTTTGAAATTCTAGTACATGCAAGTGTTTAAGATAAATGGAGGTTTGAACTGAAGTTTCATGTCTTTCTGTTTGTTCTAAAATGAAGACTAATATATGAAGATTCAGTAGGCAGAATAACTTTGTGCTGAGCTAGGTTTAACACTAGATGATTCTGTGCTGAATAAGTAGCAGTTCACTGAATTTTCTAATGGCTGTGTGGAGTTTGCCTCCAGTTAACACTGTCCTCTCTATATTACATCCAATTACTTTAGAtgttttttagttttcctttctgcttgaGCACAGTTAAACTATATTCAGCACTCAGTGGAAGATGTTTTCTATACACACATCAGGAATTCCATCTTGGATTACTGACAATGGATTTCCTgatcctttttgaaagctctcACCTGTTTTTTGTTAGTTGTCTACTGGCAAGGTAAGAAACATTACTGCAGTTGTTAGCATATGCATTTTCAGGTGCCTTCTTTATAATTTGCAATGATATAATGATTAGCCATCTGCCCAGATGGTGACTGTCATTTCCTTACTCATATCAATGGGCTGTTATTCACATGAGTAATCTCACCAACTCGAGGTGTATTGCTTTTGTAGCTAACTGTTCCCTCATGGAAAGCCTGACAATATGTTCTGCAGCAGAACACAGTTAAAAGGCAGCATCATAATGGAGACCTGTAAATTGCCATTCTCCCACGTGAGCATCTAGGTAGGAGTCCTAGGAGGGCTGAACACTAAATGATAAAATCTACTTAGCTAATTCACATTGACCTGAAGTTATCTGCCTCACAGTAGAGTAACATCAATAGTAATTTATTTGCATTGAGGTAAAAGgtaaatttatgtatttttacattCTGATTAACAGCAATATCATAATTTTTTCAGATGCTAATTAACGACTTTCTCGTTCTAAGCAGGACTGTAAAATGGATTTAGAATTTAAAGACCGTACCAACAGCACACATACCAAGAACACCTCTGCTGCAACAAAGAATTTTTCTGCCTGGGAAGACTATAAGAGTAGTGTTGATGACATGCAGTACTTTCTCATTGGGCTGTACACACTTATAAGTCTGGCTGGCTTTGTGGGAAATCTACTTATACTAATGGCCCTACTAAAGTGCAAGCAGAAGACAGTAATAAACATTCTCATTGGAAACTTGGCCTTTTCTGACATCTTGGTTGTGCTGTTTTGTTCACCTTTCACGCTGACATCCGTCCTGCTTGACCAATGGATGTTTGGCACCGTCATGTGCCATGTAATGCCCTTCCTCCAGTGCGCCTCAGTCCTAGTTTCAACTTTGATGTTAATATCTATTGCTGCAGTCAGGTACCGTATGATAAAGTATCCCCTCTCCAGCAATCTCACAGCAAAGCAAGGCTATTTCTTAATAGTGAGCGTTTGGGCCTTTGGCTTCACAATTTGCTCCCCTCTGCCAGTTTTCCATAAAACCGTGGACCTCAGCAAAACTCTGAATTTGGAGGGACTGGAGAACAGGCTGCTGTGCATCGAGTCCTGGCCCTCTGATTCCTACAGGATCGCCTTCACGATAGCCTTGCTGTTCATGCAGTACATCCTGCCGCTGGCGTGCCTCACCGCCAGCCACACCAGCGTCTGCAGGAGCATAGGTGCTAGGCTGTCAAACAAGGAAAACAAGTTTGAAGAAAAGGAGATGATAAACCTAACTCTTCATCCCTCTAAGAGCGCTGGCACACAGGTTCAACCCTCCAGATATTCCAGGTGGAGCTGCGCCTTTGGCAGAAGGCACCACAGAAGATACAGTAGAAAGACTTCAAGTGTGATGCCAGCTATTTCAAGGCATCATCAGGATACTCATTCCAGAGATCTCCCAGAAACCTCTGACACAGAAAAAAGCCAGCTCTTTTCCTCCAGTAAATTCATCCCTGGGATCCCTATCTGTTTTGAAATGaaaccagaagaaaacacagagatcCAGAATATGATTACAGTATCCCAGTCCATCATAAGAATTAAGACAAGATCAAGGAGGGTTTTTTGCAGACTGACAGTGCTAATACTAGTTTTTGGCTTCAGTTGGATGCCTCTTCACCTTTTCCACATTGTCACAGATTTTAATGCCACTCTCATTTCCAACAGGCACTTTAAATTAGTATATTGCATATGCCATTTGTTGGGTATGATGTCCTGCTGCTTGAATCCCATCCTCTATGGGTTTCTTAACAACAGCATAAAAGCTGATTTAATGTCCCTTATTCCATGCTGCCAAATACCATGATTTTATGTGCCCCAAGataaagtaaaacaaacaaGTATGGCTTTCAAGCCTAGTGGTGTGTATAGCTGTAAAAGCTCaattagtttagtttagttagTGTGAGTTGGTTGTGTTTGGTAGCATTTTTTTGTGGATGGATAGTTCTATTGTTGCATGTATTTCTTGCATTGGGCAGAAATATATGCATATGTTATAATATTCTTTTATCTGTTACATGTAGGAAATCATGCTCAGTGTACAAAACCACAACACCATTTTCATTACCCAAATTGTTGGCAACCTGTACTTTGGAATTATACAGAATATATAATGAGTAATAAATGTGAGACAGACTGCTTAGACATGTCAGTATTGTCATAAAACTacaataaaatacatataatttACTAAATAATTATTGTTGAGATTATTTCAGTGCCAGCTTTGACTGTTTTCTAATATAATTAAATCTCTCTGGATGttattaggaaaatatttttccttagtTCTTTGACTCATAGTTTGCAATATCTTTGCAAGATACTTTGCTGCTTATTCCTTGGTTGCCTTATTCCCTGAAAGGAGTTTGAGGGTCATTGTTCTTGCCTTGATTGTTTCCATCCCACTGTACTTATCCAATACAACCTACCTCTGATTTCCTCAGACAATTTTCACTCTGGCTTGTCATTTTATGTCATTTTCGTCCAGCCTGAATTTATCTATAGTTATGTCTTTATTCTCACAGTGATGACACCCCTGAACCCACAACACATTTCTGATCAGAGTAAGCCTTCATTATCTAAGCAAAtgataatggaaaaaaaatggaaagacaTCAggaatttttctcttcctttacCAAAATGTAAAAACTCACTTCACTTCATTATAACTGACCGACTTGCTTTGCAAAGTTATAACAGCTTTCAAATAAACATGTGCATGTGTGCCTTGGCAGATGGACGGGGAGGGGCAGAGTGGATTACTTTTAAATTCAACAAAGGCACAGGGTCCTGCCCCTGGGGAGGAATAACCTGTCCCTgcaccaggacaggctgggggtgacctgctgaaagctgctctgcagagaagggcctgggggtcctggtggacacccagctgtccatgagccagcagggGCCATGTGGCCAAGAGGCCAatggtgtcctggggtgcattaggAAGAACATTccagctgcccctctgctcagctctggtgagggcacatctggagtgctgtgtccagttctgggctcctcaggacagaAGAGAGACGGAGCTTGTGAAATGGATCCAGTGGAGCACAACAAAATTGATGACCAGACTGGAGCATCTTTGTTACTAtgacaggctgagggagctgggcctgttcagaCTCAAAAAGAGACAGCTGAGATAGGAGCTCATCAATGTCTGTCAGTGCCTAAAAGGAGGGTGCTGCAGGGATGTTTCCAGGCTCTGCTTGGTGGTCCAGAACAATAGCACAGGAGCAATGGGCAGAAAGTGATGCACAGAAAGTTctacctgaacatgaggaagaactttactgtgtgggtgagcacaccctggaacagattgcccagagtgggtgtggagtctccctcactaGAGATACTCAAGAACTGTCTAGATGTAATCCTGTGCCTTGTGCTCTGGGATAACCcagcttgagcagggaggttggatcAGAtgtgacccactgtggtcccttccaacctgacccatacccattctgtcattccatgtgtacaaacacacaaatacacacatacacacacacgtTTTCTGCATTTCCTCTCTCCCCTTGTCTCCTTTTAACCAGACTAGTACGCTTGCTTCCAAATTTGAATCACAGGTATCTTCCTTAAGTCATATTATATTTCACAGCACAAATGCAaagtgtatatttatatatacttaCCTGCCCCAGATTAATTTAATAATCCATCTCTGCCCTGAGGATTCAGTAAATATACAAAGCCTTTGCTTTGAGTTTTAAACTGTAAAATTATAGCTggtgattattttcttttctccactAAGATTTTTTATCCAATAGGCTTTTGTATATTTCTTCTACAGACTGAGAAAcaaagttattatttttataaatggGTGGTTGGAAACAGTCATTGTGCAATTTTTCCCTCAAGATATGTCCTTTCCAGACAGTCTTTAAAGTGAAAGCAGTCCTTCTGTTTTGAAGAATCATCAGCTTATTTTTTATCACAGTGTTATAACTCTGAGACCTTTCCTCCTCAAGCCATTGTCTGCTAAGGAGTTTATTACATGCCAGTGGGTAATAGCTTCTCTCCTTAAAGAATTTTTCTAACCTCTAGTTCCCATTAACCCATTGTTCTTTGTTTTCAGTAGTGATATACTTTAATAGTTTTTTCCTTGACTATTGCATTTTGCAGATTATTATCTTCTAAAACCCTATAATATGTCACTTAATAGAGTACAAATGGTACAGAATAGATACTGCTGGAACAATAGATtattaaaatagctttttaaatttttaaaatactttaaaaatatagaaaaaagtTAAATCTACAGTCAACACAATTATGTCATCCTAAAGAAGTTACTGCAGCTTTTGCCCTCTTTCTGTCCACAAATTTTTGCATCAtagtaatatttaattttatttatatgtgaTATAGCCAAATAgtataaaaggaaaagagagaagtcACATTGTTTCAGTTTGAAATATTCCTTctgacttaattttttttcaatttattgttATCTTCTTTCCTActtgctgtttattttctatTCCTTCCATTCTTTCAGAATTTTAACTATAACTCCTACATTGCCAATTGttgtttatatataaattaaatgtttattcAGTAATTATTCTTTCCAGAGCAAATTGTACTCACTCGGTATGGCAAACAGAATCATGCTAGGACTGTAACAAGGCCTAGTTTCTGAGTTGCACAAAGATTAGTCTGTACACTGGAGATTTTAGATTTATATCTATTTGCCTGGATGAAGTCAATAATTGTGCTCCCTGCTCTTTACACTGATCAAGCACAACAAATTGTAATTTGGCAATAGCGAATTAAATCAAGACAGCTATTGAACTTCTTTAGTCCTGTGCCATATAAATCTGTCATTTTTTCCAAAGCAATAGTGGGAGAATGcgtgttttctttttatttataaagcaaTCGTTAGCATTCTATTTGGAGATTTCCAAAATATTCCTGTCTTTCCTCTGAAatgctaaataaaaataaaacaacttttCTACCTTCTACTTTACTTCAGCAGCCAGTGTAGCTGGATCCCCTAGCAGCAAGGAATACCTACGAAgcagacaggagcagcagcaagtgaAACCAGGCATTAGGCAACTCCCAAAGGAGTGACTTCTATGAAAGGGATAAGAAACAACTGAACCATCCATTTAATATTTTCCCAGTcttgaacattaaaaaaaaaatattctaaacaCAAGGATATTTCCCCCTTGCTTCTTTACTAGGCCTCACCTGGTCTGAGCTGCAGTCAATGCTCCTGTAGCTTCACACCCAGCAGTGACTGGCAGTGTGCTGTTGTTTCCAATAAGTGCTGGGAAAATGTTATCTCATCACAATATCCAACGACATTTTATCATTCTTTTACGTAGACAGGTACATGTGCAGGTACAGATGTAGATAATGCACACTTCCTAGAAAACAAAGCAcattaaaatggattttcaaGTAGCACATATAACCAAGTCCTTTGGTTAGCTAAAGTCTACCCCTTCTGCAActaaaaaatctaaataaatgGGAAGATAGAACTTCTGTTTTGATAGCATCCACTAAATGCAATCaggaaacagcagctgcagagccatgTATCCATTGGAGTTAGAAGAATGGATTGTAATGGTAGAGTAATTCCTCtctattaattaaaaaaaaaaaggccttcAGGCAGATGGTCTTTGTGTATGATGAATGTTAAAATTCTTAGGAAGACTCACATAACATAAATTAGTTTTTCTATTTCTACAAAATATCATTTACAAAGTTGACTTTTTGCAAAAGTCAAAGGTTAAAACAACTCACCTTTACCCCTTCTCTTTCAGTGGAGAAGAACCAGATGCCCTGGCATGTCCAGGTCAGCCCTgagccagccagggcagtggCCAGGGCTGAGAGGAGGTCTGCCCGGGCTGGTACTGAGTGTATTTAGTGAGGCTGTGGTGAAGGGGTTGGGGCCCCTGTGGTTGCCCacagggccacggcagcagagtctggggagctgggcacggctgccaagggcccagagcagctgcagccccagcaggcagcacagaatcCTTCTGGGGGCAACTCTGTCCCAGGCAGGTCAGTGGCACAGGAAAACCACGGCAGCTGGTTGTCCTGTTCCTGGAAGCTCTCATGACCAAATGTTTCCTTCTCTGAAATATGAAcacctgggaaaaggggaaaaataatccaTTGATCTGCAGATGTGTAAGAACCAAGGAGAAGAGCATAGTCAGGAAGCAAAGTGCTCACTTCCAATCATGCTGAGTTAGGATCCAGTTCTGCTGTGCAAAAGtaataacaaattaaaaaaaccttctGCTATCCACTATCCATAGGAGTCTGTCAGCTACTATTGCACTTTTGGAAAAAAGCATATATATCAATAGATTTTCACAGTAGTCCCAATATCCCTCTGCAGCATACACGACAAACAGTATTTAACATCACAGTCTCCAGAAAGTTGGCTTTCATAAATACTGTTGGGTTCAGGAATTTAACCTTTTATTCTGCTGAAAgctaaattatatatatatatatatatactatttGCATTTATAAGTCCTTGCCAGAAAATACATTAGTACAGTCTGGAACTGCCTTACAGCAGCGGCAGGACTCTTGTCCTAGACATgtcacttcctttttttccccctacatGCCTGGAATAAAAGTGTAAAATCACAAACCTCATGATTTTAAAGACAATTAAGTAAACTTTTGAACCGTTTTTGACCGTATGTAGTCTCTGAGGTCAGGTTCCTTGTTCTTTTATTTCATATACAGTTAAATACAAACCTCtcatattctttttttcctagagcCTTTTACATGCAACATGTTATGAAGACTCCTGCAGTTGTTCTGTTTTGATCCAAAAATATATACACCTTTTTGAAGGTATATTGCTTGAAGTTTGCCCTTACGCTGTGAGTAGGTAGAGCTGTTGCTAATGTTCATATTCAATTGAAGTAACTTTtccaggaagagaaagaaaagagagaaagagaacaaaaagcaGATCCACACTAACACTACTTACCCACATTCTGCCAATACCAAAGGAATGCATCAA from Ammospiza nelsoni isolate bAmmNel1 chromosome 4, bAmmNel1.pri, whole genome shotgun sequence includes the following:
- the NPY5R gene encoding neuropeptide Y receptor type 5; its protein translation is MDLEFKDRTNSTHTKNTSAATKNFSAWEDYKSSVDDMQYFLIGLYTLISLAGFVGNLLILMALLKCKQKTVINILIGNLAFSDILVVLFCSPFTLTSVLLDQWMFGTVMCHVMPFLQCASVLVSTLMLISIAAVRYRMIKYPLSSNLTAKQGYFLIVSVWAFGFTICSPLPVFHKTVDLSKTLNLEGLENRLLCIESWPSDSYRIAFTIALLFMQYILPLACLTASHTSVCRSIGARLSNKENKFEEKEMINLTLHPSKSAGTQVQPSRYSRWSCAFGRRHHRRYSRKTSSVMPAISRHHQDTHSRDLPETSDTEKSQLFSSSKFIPGIPICFEMKPEENTEIQNMITVSQSIIRIKTRSRRVFCRLTVLILVFGFSWMPLHLFHIVTDFNATLISNRHFKLVYCICHLLGMMSCCLNPILYGFLNNSIKADLMSLIPCCQIP